In one window of Gossypium arboreum isolate Shixiya-1 chromosome 4, ASM2569848v2, whole genome shotgun sequence DNA:
- the LOC108458038 gene encoding probable small nuclear ribonucleoprotein G, with amino-acid sequence MSRSGQPPDLKKYMDKQLQIKLNANRMVVGTLRGFDQFMNLVVDNTVEVNGNEKTDIGMVVIRGNSVVTVEALEPVGRMQ; translated from the exons ATGAGCAGATCCGGCCAACCTCCAGATCTCAAAAA GTACATGGACAAACAACTCCAGA TCAAGCTGAATGCTAATCGGATGGTTGTTGGTACACTTCGTGGGTTTGATCAGTTTATGAATCTAGTGGTTGACAACACCGTGGAGGTGAATGGCAATGAGAAAACTGATATAGGCATGGTG GTTATCAGAGGAAATAGCGTTGTTACTGTTGAAGCACTTGAACCTGTAGGCAGAATGCAGTGA